A section of the Malus sylvestris chromosome 17, drMalSylv7.2, whole genome shotgun sequence genome encodes:
- the LOC126611232 gene encoding COBRA-like protein 1 isoform X2, with the protein MGFLFLPMIRSVPQFISFATFLVFVLSCTTSFIATAYDPLDPNGNITIKWDILSWTPDGYVAAVTLFNFQKYRHIQAPGWSLGWTWAKKEVIWNMVGGQATEQGDCSRFKTTLPHCCKKTPTVVDLLPGTPYNQQYTNCCKGGVLSSWVQDPEKAVGSFQISVGQAGTTNKTVRLPKNFTLNTPGPGYTCARAKVVKPTKFISPDKRRVTQAMMTWNVTCTYSQILAQKTPTCCVSLSSFYNDTIVPCPNCSCGCQRNATHPGSCVEPDSPYLASVVSASNKNSYTPLVRCTAHMCPIRVHWHVKVNYKQYWRVKVTVTNFNYRMNYSDWNMVVQHPNFDNLTQIFSYNYKSITPYATINDTGMLWGIKFYNDILMQAGPLGNVQSELLFQKDEATFTFDKGWAFPRRVYFNGDNCVMPPPDAYPWLPNSGFRQYVSLLTLIMTCLSTIAVMHAYA; encoded by the exons ATGGGGTTTCTGTTCCTGCCCATGATTCGATCAGTCCCACAATTCATCAGTTTCGCCACCTTTCTTGTCTTTGTGCTTTCTTGCACCACCAGCTTCATTGCAACAG CGTATGATCCACTCGACCCGAACGGAAATATCACCATCAAATGGGATATCTTAAGCTGGACTCCTGATGGCTATGTT GCTGCTGTTACACTTTTTAACTTCCAAAAGTATCGGCACATTCAGGCACCGGGATGGTCGCTAGGGTGGACATGGGCAAAGAAGGAGGTTATATGGAACATGGTGGGAGGACAAGCCACAGAGCAAGGGGATTGTTCAAGATTCAAAACAACACTCCCCCATTGCTGTAAGAAGACTCCTACAGTTGTTGATCTATTGCCCGGAACTCCTTACAATCAACAATACACAAATTGTTGCAAAGGAGGGGTACTTAGTTCATGGGTGCAAGATCCAGAAAAGGCTGTAGGTTCTTTTCAAATAAGCGTTGGTCAAGCAGGAACCACAAACAAGACCGTCAGACTGCCTAAAAACTTCACCCTGAACACACCCGGTCCTGGGTATACTTGTGCTCGCGCCAAAGTAGTCAAACCAACTAAATTTATCAGTCCGGATAAAAGGAGAGTCACTCAAGCTATGA TGACATGGAATGTGACGTGCACATATTCGCAAATACTGGCTCAGAAAACTCCTACATGTTGTGTCTCGCTCTCATCGTTCTACAACGACACTATAGTGCCCTGCCCAAATTGCTCATGCGGTTGCCAGAGAAACGCAACTCATCCAGGAAGCTGTGTAGA ACCAGATTCCCCCTACTTGGCTTCAGTTGTCTCAGCCTCCAACAAGAATAGCTACACGCCTCTAGTTAGATGCACTGCGCACATGTGCCCAATCCGAGTTCACTGGCATGTCAAGGTAAACTACAAACAATACTGGCGAGTGAAGGTTACAGTTACAAACTTCAATTACAGGATGAATTATTCCGATTGGAACATGGTTGTCCAACACCCAAACTTTGACAATCTGACCCAGATTTTCAGCTACAACTACAAGTCGATAACTCCTTATGCGACAATAA ATGATACTGGCATGTTATGGGGAATTAAGTTCTACAATGATATTCTGATGCAAGCTGGGCCTCTTGGTAATGTACAGTCAGAGCTGCTTTTCCAAAAGGATGAAGCAACTTTCACATTTGATAAGGGTTGGGCGTTCCCTCGAAGGGTCTATTTCAACGGTGATAACTGTGTGATGCCACCTCCAGATGCCTATCCATGGTTGCCAAATTCTGGTTTCCGGCAGTATGTCTCTCTGCTCACTCTAATCATGACTTGTCTATCGACCATTGCAGTCATGCATGCTTATGCTTAA
- the LOC126611232 gene encoding COBRA-like protein 1 isoform X1, with protein MGFLFLPMIRSVPQFISFATFLVFVLSCTTSFIATEAYDPLDPNGNITIKWDILSWTPDGYVAAVTLFNFQKYRHIQAPGWSLGWTWAKKEVIWNMVGGQATEQGDCSRFKTTLPHCCKKTPTVVDLLPGTPYNQQYTNCCKGGVLSSWVQDPEKAVGSFQISVGQAGTTNKTVRLPKNFTLNTPGPGYTCARAKVVKPTKFISPDKRRVTQAMMTWNVTCTYSQILAQKTPTCCVSLSSFYNDTIVPCPNCSCGCQRNATHPGSCVEPDSPYLASVVSASNKNSYTPLVRCTAHMCPIRVHWHVKVNYKQYWRVKVTVTNFNYRMNYSDWNMVVQHPNFDNLTQIFSYNYKSITPYATINDTGMLWGIKFYNDILMQAGPLGNVQSELLFQKDEATFTFDKGWAFPRRVYFNGDNCVMPPPDAYPWLPNSGFRQYVSLLTLIMTCLSTIAVMHAYA; from the exons ATGGGGTTTCTGTTCCTGCCCATGATTCGATCAGTCCCACAATTCATCAGTTTCGCCACCTTTCTTGTCTTTGTGCTTTCTTGCACCACCAGCTTCATTGCAACAG AAGCGTATGATCCACTCGACCCGAACGGAAATATCACCATCAAATGGGATATCTTAAGCTGGACTCCTGATGGCTATGTT GCTGCTGTTACACTTTTTAACTTCCAAAAGTATCGGCACATTCAGGCACCGGGATGGTCGCTAGGGTGGACATGGGCAAAGAAGGAGGTTATATGGAACATGGTGGGAGGACAAGCCACAGAGCAAGGGGATTGTTCAAGATTCAAAACAACACTCCCCCATTGCTGTAAGAAGACTCCTACAGTTGTTGATCTATTGCCCGGAACTCCTTACAATCAACAATACACAAATTGTTGCAAAGGAGGGGTACTTAGTTCATGGGTGCAAGATCCAGAAAAGGCTGTAGGTTCTTTTCAAATAAGCGTTGGTCAAGCAGGAACCACAAACAAGACCGTCAGACTGCCTAAAAACTTCACCCTGAACACACCCGGTCCTGGGTATACTTGTGCTCGCGCCAAAGTAGTCAAACCAACTAAATTTATCAGTCCGGATAAAAGGAGAGTCACTCAAGCTATGA TGACATGGAATGTGACGTGCACATATTCGCAAATACTGGCTCAGAAAACTCCTACATGTTGTGTCTCGCTCTCATCGTTCTACAACGACACTATAGTGCCCTGCCCAAATTGCTCATGCGGTTGCCAGAGAAACGCAACTCATCCAGGAAGCTGTGTAGA ACCAGATTCCCCCTACTTGGCTTCAGTTGTCTCAGCCTCCAACAAGAATAGCTACACGCCTCTAGTTAGATGCACTGCGCACATGTGCCCAATCCGAGTTCACTGGCATGTCAAGGTAAACTACAAACAATACTGGCGAGTGAAGGTTACAGTTACAAACTTCAATTACAGGATGAATTATTCCGATTGGAACATGGTTGTCCAACACCCAAACTTTGACAATCTGACCCAGATTTTCAGCTACAACTACAAGTCGATAACTCCTTATGCGACAATAA ATGATACTGGCATGTTATGGGGAATTAAGTTCTACAATGATATTCTGATGCAAGCTGGGCCTCTTGGTAATGTACAGTCAGAGCTGCTTTTCCAAAAGGATGAAGCAACTTTCACATTTGATAAGGGTTGGGCGTTCCCTCGAAGGGTCTATTTCAACGGTGATAACTGTGTGATGCCACCTCCAGATGCCTATCCATGGTTGCCAAATTCTGGTTTCCGGCAGTATGTCTCTCTGCTCACTCTAATCATGACTTGTCTATCGACCATTGCAGTCATGCATGCTTATGCTTAA
- the LOC126611233 gene encoding COBRA-like protein 4 isoform X1, protein MRTLVSVLFFLAIFSCAAAYDPLDPNGNITVKWDIMSWTPDGYVAAVTVNNFQMYRHIMSQGWTLGWTWARREVIWAAVGAEATEQGDCSRFKGNVPHCCKKTPTFVDLLPGVPYNQQFTNCCKGGVLSAWGQDPSTAVSSFQLSVGSAGTTNRTVRLPRNFTLLGPGTGYTCGKARIVPPTIFLTSAGRRRTQALMTWNVTCSYSQLQARKYPSCCVSLSSFYNSTIVHCPSCTCGCQDKRNCIQSDSKMLSVVEDDAKRKGNGLPLLQCTRHMCPVRVHWHVMLNYKEYWRVKVSITNFNYQMNYTHWTLVMQHPNFNNVTQVFSFDYKPLIAYSSINDTGMFYGMKFFNDRLVQAGEFGFVQSEMLLQKDKNTFTLREGWAFPRKVYFNGDECQFPPPDVYPFLPNSAQKILLSFSALISSFFFLFIAI, encoded by the exons ATGAGAACTTTGGTATCAGTTCTCTTCTTTCTTGCTATCTTTTCATGTGCTG CTGCATATGATCCGTTGGATCCGAATGGAAACATAACTGTAAAATGGGATATCATGTCTTGGACACCAGATGGTTATGTG GCGGCTGTTACTGTGAACAACTTCCAAATGTACCGGCACATCATGAGCCAGGGGTGGACATTAGGGTGGACCTGGGCCAGAAGAGAAGTGATATGGGCGGCGGTGGGAGCTGAAGCCACGGAGCAAGGTGACTGCTCCCGgttcaaagggaacgtacctcATTGTTGCAAGAAAACCCCCACCTTTGTGGACTTGCTTCCTGGTGTTCCTTACAATCAGCAATTCACAAATTGCTGCAAGGGTGGCGTGTTGTCCGCGTGGGGCCAAGACCCCTCGACCGCTGTCTCATCCTTCCAGCTCAGTGTTGGATCAGCCGGCACTACAAACCGTACAGTGAGACTTCCTAGGAACTTCACTCTGCTAGGCCCTGGAACAGGGTACACTTGTGGCAAGGCAAGGATTGTGCCTCCCACAATTTTTTTGACATCTGCCGGACGCCGCAGGACTCAAGCTTTGA TGACATGGAATGTGACCTGCTCATATTCACAACTTCAGGCCAGAAAATACCCAAGCTGTTGTGTCTCTCTCTCGTCCTTTTACAATTCCACAATCGTTCATTGCCCCTCTTGCACTTGTGGTTGCCAGGACAAGAGAAATTGCATCCA AAGTGATTCCAAAATGCTTAGCGTGGTTGAAGATGACGCTAAGCGGAAAGGCAATGGGCTGCCGCTACTGCAGTGCACACGCCACATGTGTCCGGTGAGAGTGCACTGGCATGTGATGCTGAATTACAAGGAGTACTGGCGCGTGAAGGTGTCGATTACAAACTTCAACTATCAGATGAACTACACGCATTGGACTCTGGTTATGCAGCATCCTAATTTCAACAATGTCACACAAGTTTTCAGCTTTGATTACAAGCCTCTCATTGCTTACAGCTCCATAA ATGACACTGGAATGTTTTACGGCATGAAATTCTTCAATGACCGATTAGTGCAAGCCGGGGAATTTGGGTTCGTTCAGTCGGAGATGCTGCTTCAAAAGGACAAGAACACCTTCACTTTGAGGGAGGGGTGGGCATTTCCTCGCAAAGTTTACTTCAATGGCGACGAGTGCCAGTTTCCTCCACCTGACGTCTACCCGTTTCTTCCCAATTCTGCCCAGAAAATTCTACTTTCCTTCTCAGCTTTGATTTCGTCgttctttttcttgtttataGCTATCTAA
- the LOC126611233 gene encoding COBRA-like protein 4 isoform X2 has product MRTLVSVLFFLAIFSCAAAYDPLDPNGNITVKWDIMSWTPDGYVAAVTVNNFQMYRHIMSQGWTLGWTWARREVIWAAVGAEATEQGDCSRFKGNVPHCCKKTPTFVDLLPGVPYNQQFTNCCKGGVLSAWGQDPSTAVSSFQLSVGSAGTTNRTVRLPRNFTLLGPGTGYTCGKARIVPPTIFLTSAGRRRTQALMTWNVTCSYSQLQARKYPSCCVSLSSFYNSTIVHCPSCTCGCQDKRNCIHDSKMLSVVEDDAKRKGNGLPLLQCTRHMCPVRVHWHVMLNYKEYWRVKVSITNFNYQMNYTHWTLVMQHPNFNNVTQVFSFDYKPLIAYSSINDTGMFYGMKFFNDRLVQAGEFGFVQSEMLLQKDKNTFTLREGWAFPRKVYFNGDECQFPPPDVYPFLPNSAQKILLSFSALISSFFFLFIAI; this is encoded by the exons ATGAGAACTTTGGTATCAGTTCTCTTCTTTCTTGCTATCTTTTCATGTGCTG CTGCATATGATCCGTTGGATCCGAATGGAAACATAACTGTAAAATGGGATATCATGTCTTGGACACCAGATGGTTATGTG GCGGCTGTTACTGTGAACAACTTCCAAATGTACCGGCACATCATGAGCCAGGGGTGGACATTAGGGTGGACCTGGGCCAGAAGAGAAGTGATATGGGCGGCGGTGGGAGCTGAAGCCACGGAGCAAGGTGACTGCTCCCGgttcaaagggaacgtacctcATTGTTGCAAGAAAACCCCCACCTTTGTGGACTTGCTTCCTGGTGTTCCTTACAATCAGCAATTCACAAATTGCTGCAAGGGTGGCGTGTTGTCCGCGTGGGGCCAAGACCCCTCGACCGCTGTCTCATCCTTCCAGCTCAGTGTTGGATCAGCCGGCACTACAAACCGTACAGTGAGACTTCCTAGGAACTTCACTCTGCTAGGCCCTGGAACAGGGTACACTTGTGGCAAGGCAAGGATTGTGCCTCCCACAATTTTTTTGACATCTGCCGGACGCCGCAGGACTCAAGCTTTGA TGACATGGAATGTGACCTGCTCATATTCACAACTTCAGGCCAGAAAATACCCAAGCTGTTGTGTCTCTCTCTCGTCCTTTTACAATTCCACAATCGTTCATTGCCCCTCTTGCACTTGTGGTTGCCAGGACAAGAGAAATTGCATCCA TGATTCCAAAATGCTTAGCGTGGTTGAAGATGACGCTAAGCGGAAAGGCAATGGGCTGCCGCTACTGCAGTGCACACGCCACATGTGTCCGGTGAGAGTGCACTGGCATGTGATGCTGAATTACAAGGAGTACTGGCGCGTGAAGGTGTCGATTACAAACTTCAACTATCAGATGAACTACACGCATTGGACTCTGGTTATGCAGCATCCTAATTTCAACAATGTCACACAAGTTTTCAGCTTTGATTACAAGCCTCTCATTGCTTACAGCTCCATAA ATGACACTGGAATGTTTTACGGCATGAAATTCTTCAATGACCGATTAGTGCAAGCCGGGGAATTTGGGTTCGTTCAGTCGGAGATGCTGCTTCAAAAGGACAAGAACACCTTCACTTTGAGGGAGGGGTGGGCATTTCCTCGCAAAGTTTACTTCAATGGCGACGAGTGCCAGTTTCCTCCACCTGACGTCTACCCGTTTCTTCCCAATTCTGCCCAGAAAATTCTACTTTCCTTCTCAGCTTTGATTTCGTCgttctttttcttgtttataGCTATCTAA
- the LOC126611236 gene encoding uncharacterized protein LOC126611236 gives MGRWVRPEVYPLMAAMTFVTSLCAFQLTRNMFLNPEVRINKAHRRMAVLENEEEGEKYAEHGLRKFLRTRPPEIMPTINHFFSQEK, from the exons ATGGGGCGTTGGGTTAGGCCTGAG GTGTACCCGTTAATGGCTGCAATGACATTTGTGACAAGCTTGTGCGCATTTCAGCTTACAAGGAACATGTTCCTCAACCCTGAAGTCAG AATCAACAAAGCTCACCGTCGAATGGCGGTgcttgaaaacgaagaagagggagagaagTACGCCGAGCACGGCCTCCGGAAGTTCCTCCGCACACGGCCACCGGAGATCATGCCTACCATCAACCACTTCTTCTctcaagaaaaatga
- the LOC126611234 gene encoding PI-PLC X domain-containing protein At5g67130-like isoform X1, producing MKTRQNFVLLLTVVAAVFSVAKACSNGQCKLLDECSMDADCEAGLYCGCCPQGFSGSRCIRSAITDQFKLLNNSLPFNKYAFLTTHNAFAIEGEPSHTGIPRVTFNNQEDTVTQQLNNGVRALMLDTYDFKDDVWLCHSFNGQCHDFTAFEPAIDTLKEVEAFLSANPSEIVTLILEDYVEAPNGLTNVFNASGLKNYWFPVTSMPKTGQDWPLVSDMVANNQRLLVFTSKSEKEQSEGIAYQWNYMVENQYGDDGMKEGSCSNRGESSPLDDKTKSLVLVNYFASIPFKLESCENNSGNLINMLYTCHGAAANRWANFVAVDFYKRSEGGGSFQALDNLNGELLCGCNDVHACVPGSPPGSCQP from the exons ATGAAGACTCGGCAGAACTTCGTTTTGTTACTCACGGTTGTCGCAGCGGTTTTTAGCGTCGCCAAAGCTTGCTCCAACGGACAGTGCAAG CTTTTGGACGAATGCTCAATGGATGCCGATTGTGAAGCCGGGCTTTACTGCGGATGTTGCCCACAAGGCTTCTCAGGCTCTAGATGTATAAGATCAGCCATTACAGATCAATTCAAGCTATTG AACAATTCTCTACCTTTCAACAAGTATGCGTTTTTGACAACCCACAATGCCTTTGCAATTGAGGGAGAGCCATCTCACACTGGAATTCCTCGCGTTACCTTCAACAATCAAGAAGATACTGTTACTCAACAACTAAAT AATGGAGTTCGAGCCTTGATGCTCGATACATATGATTTTAAGGACGATGTGTGGTTGTGCCATTCTTTTAATGGGCAATGCCACGACTTTACTGCATTT GAACCAGCTATAGATACTCTGAAGGAAGTTGAAGCATTTTTATCAGCCAACCCATCAGAAATTGTGACATTGATATTGGAGGACTATGTGGAAGCTCCAAATGGATTGACAAACGTCTTCAACGCTTCCGGGTTGAAGAACTATTGGTTTCCGGTGACAAGCATGCCCAAAACTGGCCAGGACTGGCCACTAGTTAGTGACATGGTTGCCAATAACCAGAGGCTACTTGTGTTTACTTCAAAAAGTGAGAAGGAACAATCCGAAGGAATCGCCTACCAGTGGAACTACATGGTTGAAAACCAAT ATGGGGATGATGGAATGAAGGAAGGAAGTTGTTCAAATAGAGGAGAATCATCACCTCTTGATGACAAAACTAAATCTTTagttttggtgaattattttgcTTCTATTCCCTTTAAGCTAGAAAGTTGCGAAAATAACTCTGGGAATCTGATTAACATGCTTTACACTTGTCATGGTGCTGCTGCCAACCGATGGGCTAACTTTGTTGCTGTTGATTTTTACAAG AGGAGTGAAGGGGGAGGATCGTTTCAAGCTTTGGACAATCTCAATGGGGAGCTCTTGTGTGGATGTAACGATGTACATGCATGTGTG CCAGGATCACCTCCAGGGTCTTGCCAGCCATAG
- the LOC126611234 gene encoding PI-PLC X domain-containing protein At5g67130-like isoform X2: MKTRQNFVLLLTVVAAVFSVAKACSNGQCKLLDECSMDADCEAGLYCGCCPQGFSGSRCIRSAITDQFKLLNGVRALMLDTYDFKDDVWLCHSFNGQCHDFTAFEPAIDTLKEVEAFLSANPSEIVTLILEDYVEAPNGLTNVFNASGLKNYWFPVTSMPKTGQDWPLVSDMVANNQRLLVFTSKSEKEQSEGIAYQWNYMVENQYGDDGMKEGSCSNRGESSPLDDKTKSLVLVNYFASIPFKLESCENNSGNLINMLYTCHGAAANRWANFVAVDFYKRSEGGGSFQALDNLNGELLCGCNDVHACVPGSPPGSCQP, encoded by the exons ATGAAGACTCGGCAGAACTTCGTTTTGTTACTCACGGTTGTCGCAGCGGTTTTTAGCGTCGCCAAAGCTTGCTCCAACGGACAGTGCAAG CTTTTGGACGAATGCTCAATGGATGCCGATTGTGAAGCCGGGCTTTACTGCGGATGTTGCCCACAAGGCTTCTCAGGCTCTAGATGTATAAGATCAGCCATTACAGATCAATTCAAGCTATTG AATGGAGTTCGAGCCTTGATGCTCGATACATATGATTTTAAGGACGATGTGTGGTTGTGCCATTCTTTTAATGGGCAATGCCACGACTTTACTGCATTT GAACCAGCTATAGATACTCTGAAGGAAGTTGAAGCATTTTTATCAGCCAACCCATCAGAAATTGTGACATTGATATTGGAGGACTATGTGGAAGCTCCAAATGGATTGACAAACGTCTTCAACGCTTCCGGGTTGAAGAACTATTGGTTTCCGGTGACAAGCATGCCCAAAACTGGCCAGGACTGGCCACTAGTTAGTGACATGGTTGCCAATAACCAGAGGCTACTTGTGTTTACTTCAAAAAGTGAGAAGGAACAATCCGAAGGAATCGCCTACCAGTGGAACTACATGGTTGAAAACCAAT ATGGGGATGATGGAATGAAGGAAGGAAGTTGTTCAAATAGAGGAGAATCATCACCTCTTGATGACAAAACTAAATCTTTagttttggtgaattattttgcTTCTATTCCCTTTAAGCTAGAAAGTTGCGAAAATAACTCTGGGAATCTGATTAACATGCTTTACACTTGTCATGGTGCTGCTGCCAACCGATGGGCTAACTTTGTTGCTGTTGATTTTTACAAG AGGAGTGAAGGGGGAGGATCGTTTCAAGCTTTGGACAATCTCAATGGGGAGCTCTTGTGTGGATGTAACGATGTACATGCATGTGTG CCAGGATCACCTCCAGGGTCTTGCCAGCCATAG